The Salvia miltiorrhiza cultivar Shanhuang (shh) chromosome 1, IMPLAD_Smil_shh, whole genome shotgun sequence genome has a window encoding:
- the LOC131021391 gene encoding NAC domain-containing protein 90-like — MEEMTTGFRFFPTEEELISFYLHNKLEVEEDKSSNNIHRVIPILDIYELDPWQLPTHCGELCDGDTEQWFFFMPRQEREVHGGRPRRTTASGYWKATGSPSHVYSSENKVIGVKKSMVFYKGRAPTGRKTVWKMNEYRAIQQDRTTSMPILRHEMCLCRVYVVSGSSRAFDRRPTSAPEASPAGDVN, encoded by the exons atggaagAAATGACAACTGGATTTCGTTTTTTCCCAACGGAAGAAGAACTCATCTCATTCTATCTTCACAACAAACTGGAGGTGGAAGAAGATAAAAGTAGCAACAATATTCATCGTGTGATACCAATCCTCGACATCTACGAGCTGGATCCGTGGCAACTCCCAA CGCATTGCGGGGAGCTGTGCGACGGGGACACGGAGCAGTGGTTCTTCTTCATGCCGCGGCAGGAGAGGGAGGTGCACGGGGGGCGGCCGAGGCGCACGACGGCGTCGGGCTACTGGAAGGCGACGGGGTCGCCCAGCCACGTGTACTCGTCGGAGAACAAGGTGATCGGCGTGAAGAAGAGCATGGTGTTCTACAAGGGGAGGGCGCCCACGGGGAGGAAGACTGTGTGGAAAATGAATGAATATAGGGCTATTCAACAAGATCGAACCACTTCCATGCCCATC TTGCGCCATGAAATGTGTTTGTGTCGGGTTTATGTGGTGTCAGGGAGCTCGAGGGCGTTCGACCGCCGCCCTACTAGTGCGCCGGAGGCCTCACCTGCCGGAGATGTCAActga